The nucleotide sequence tgggctacagtcaatggggtcgcaaaaagtcagacacgactgagcgacaaagcTGTAGGTGGATATGGCAATGGGCACAGAGAGATGGGTGTGGATGTGGCAGTGGGCACATGGAGATTATCAGGAAGAAAGGGATCCAATCAATGGACGTGTTTACGAGCGCCTGCTATGTGCCCAAACCCATGCTGGGTGCTGCATGCACAGCTGGGAAAAAGATAAGCTCCTGGCTCTGGTCTCTGGAGGGACACTGCGTTTGCTGAAATCCTGCCTCTGAATCTTGCAaactgtgaacttgggcaagttcttttacttctctgtgcctcagtctcctcctgtATCAAACGGAGATAATAGCACTGTGATGAAAATGAAACTGAGTTGATAGAGGTAAATGACCTTGAACAGTCTCTGGTCCAGATTACAGGCCACGTAAGTGTCTGCTCTTATTATAATTCACGGACCACAGAGTCTGATCAGGGAGACCTGGCCTCATTCTTCAGTGGCTGAGGCACTTCTCATCTAACCACACCTGGTTCCTAGTGTCCACAAAATATGAGGGGCCGCCCCTCTGTGCTGCTGCTATACCTGGGATTGGCCACCTGCCTGGACACTTCACCCAGTGGGAAGCAAGGCCGAGGTGAGTGTTGGGGGGAAGAGCCAGAGTCCAGGCACCAACACCCACCTTCCTCTGGCCCAGGAGAAACCCTGCCTCCAGTCGCCTCCTCCCCAGGACCCCATAGCTCTCCGTCTAAGTTCAGGCTCCTTCATGTCCCCAAGGACTTGCCTGTAGCTCAAACAGGAAGGAATCTGcgtgcaattcaggagaccagggtttggtccctgggtcaggaagatcttccgaagaagggaatggcaatccactctagtattcttgcctggagaatcccatggacagaggcacctggcgggctacagtctgtggggtcacaaagagtcggacacaactgagcgactacattacacacacacacacacgtgtcagTCCTAGGAGCCCTCCGTTTTCTGTCCCTTGTGTCTTTTGGGttcccctggaggctcagacggtaaagaatctgcctccaatgcaggagaccagggtttgatccctgggtccagaagatcccctggagaagggaatggctacccactccagcatctttgcctggagaatctcatggacagaggaaccagtgcAGGTTACAgttcgtggggtggcaaagagtcagacacaactgagcgactaatgcccTGTGTGTCTTTTGGGCCTAGAGGTCTTCCTGGACTCCCCAGAGGCACAGAGCTTCCTGGGCAGCCGTAAGCGGGTTCCAAGAGCCAATTACTGGGACCTGGAGTTGTTCACACCAGGGAACCTGGAGCGGGAGTGTCTAGAGGAGATATGTTCCTGGGAAGAGGCGCGAGAGTACTTTGAGGATAATATTCTGACGGTGAGGACCTAGGGTCTCCCGAGGAGTCCCCTCTAGGACCTGGGGGTGGGGTCCTGCCCCTCAactccctctgccctcctgccTCAGAGATCAGGGTGGGCTGGTCTggggatgtggaatcttccagataATGCTTTTCAgccttccctcctcctgcccaTTCAAGGATCGCTTTTGGGAGAGCTACATCTACAATGGCAAAGGAGGTGAGTTGGGAGAGCTCTGTCATCCTGTACAACTAGGGCAAGGCTTTACCCGGGAGGCTGAACCACCATCCCCCACCCAAAACTGGCCCCCTCCAGATTCCACGCTCCCTGAGTTCCTGGAGGGAGTTGTCAAAGAAAGCCCTTCCTCTGAGACTAGAGCCCTTGCCTCAGAATCCCACCACACCTCACTGGGAGGAGGTCCCCTGTCCCCAAGAAGGGGGACAGTTGGAAGGAGAGGTTACAGCCCTGAGGCCTCAGACTCAGAAGCCCTGGCCCACCTGAGCCCATCTTTGGAGTCCAGAGCCTCAGCAGCTTGGTTGCTAAGGGGGTTGCTCCCTAGCAACGGGGCCAGGGTAGGCCAGTTGGTGGAAGCCTGTGTGTCTTCACCTGCCGGATCAGCCCAGGCCCAACCCCAACCCCTCTCTGAGTTCTGAGGCCCCCTTGGTGGCTGCAGCCTTGTTGCTAAGGGGGGGGTGCTCCTTAGCAACCAAGCCTGGCCTGACCAAAGAAGCCAGCAGCACTCACTACCTGGTTggttccccctcccccacaactcCATCCTGGCTTTGCCCTGGTTGCTAAGGAGGCCTTCTCCCTAGCAACCACACCTAGCCAGGCTCAGGACCCAAGGCCTCCTGCCCACAGGAGGACCCCCCTCCAGGTACCAGGCGTCTCACCCCTCTAGTGGCTTGGTTGCTAGGAGTGTATCCTTAGCAACAGGCCCTAAGTCTGGGCTAGAATCCTTACATTGGTTGCTAGGGGAGGTAACTGATTTGCTACAGGCCTATCAAGGCCTGGTGGCTACTTGAATCTACCTGAAGCGTGTCCAAATCAGGAAGCCCCACCTTCTGAGTGCAGCTTTTTGCGAAAAGGGCTAAAAGCCTGGGGTTTACTGTTTGAGGAAAGTCCCCCCACTacccaatcctaaaggaaacttcCTCAGCAGCAAGACCTAGCAAGGCCTCAGGAAGCCAGGGTCCTCCCTGTGCCCCACCCCCATTTTGCTCAGATATGAAACCTTGATTGCTAAAGGTACTTCACCTTAGCCAAGGGTCCACATGAGTCCTAAACCCCATTGCTCTGTGACTGAGGGGCGATGTCCCCCTTGATAGATGAGTTTTTCTGACCTGTGTGGTGAGGCCCCGCCCCTCTGTGGGCTGGTTGGTAAAAGGGACTGCATTCCAGAGGGGacagggttgccagataaaatacaggattgTATTTTATCCCCACCCTACAcccccagttaaatttgaatctcAAATACAcagggataattttttttttagtatatctcATATAGTCCATGAGACATATGAAAAAGTTACTCATTGTTTAtctaaaattcacatttaactggGTCTCCTCATTATTATTTGCTAAAATCTGGCAGTACTCAGCATGGGGGCTCAGAAAATTGTCTACCTGAACTCCCTACCTTAACTAGGCATGTCAACTGCAAACACCCCACCCCCCGCAGGACGTGGACGAGTGGATGTCGCAAGCCTGGCTGTGGGGCTGACAGTAGGCGTTGTGCTCATCATCCTGGCCGGCCTAGGAGCCTTTTGGTATCTACATGGCCGTCGGGGCCGCAGGCAGCGTTCCTGTCCTCAAGAGTAAGGGGCTTTGGGGGCTTTAGAGCTTTAGAGCAGGGTGAGCAAGGGAGGGAGGGTCATCCTAAGGAGACAGACCAGATCGGGGGCACGTAGGCACTGCTGAAAGATCTGAGGAGATCGTCCTGTGAAGAGTCTGTGAGATTCTGTGTCCAGTTGCAGCATCCAATTATATCCACAGCGCTCGGCACCAAATAGGGACTCCGTCAATATTTGCTGCCTGGCTGTCTTTGCAGTACCCGGTTTACCAGTGATCTTCATCCTGTGGATGCTGTATCTGATGAGGCTGCAGCCTGTGGTCTGTGGGTGTCTGTGGGATGTCAGTTTCTGGGGTGACAGGATGAGgctgtctttgtgtgtgtgtccgtgtgagTTGTCTAGGTGTGTCTTTCTCAGTGACAGAGTGTAAGAGAGTGCTGGAGCATCCGTCTTCAAGTGGAGTGGATTTGGAGGTTTCCAGGAAGAGTTTGTTGGAAGAGTGGATCTGGGAAATTTGCGCCTGAGTGTTTCCCTGTTGTGTCTGTCTGTTTCTTGTGTGTTCTCTGCAGGgctgtctgtttctccatgaCTCTGCCTGTATCGGGGCATATGTGTCTGTGAATAAGCCTGTCTCAGCAACTGTTGATTTCTGTGACTGCCTGTCATGGCGTGGTGCTTTTCTGTGTGCAGAGTTCGGTTGAAGGTGACCCTCTTTTTCCCTGGTCTATCTCCCTTACTTTGTCCCCCTACAACCCTCAGAGTCTCTGTCTCCCTAAGTCTGACCTTTTCCCAAGGCTCTCTCTCCTGTAGGTTTCCCCTGCTAACAGTGCACCTTCTGTCCCCAGTGTCGAACTCATTAGGCCCCTTAGCGATCTGAGCCCGCAGACGCCCcagcctccacccccacctccaggcctCCCCACCTACGAGCAGGCGCTGGCGGCCTCAGGGGTGCACGACGCACCTCCGCCCCCCTACACCAGGTACTGGGCTGGGCTTcggcctgggggcggggcgcAGAGGGAGGGCACGGCCGGAGGAGGGGCGTGGGCTTAGGGGCGGGACTTAGAATTTTGAGCTTATTATCCAGGGAGAGGCTTGGAGAACGGGGGCGTGGCCCagccgtgtgtatgtgtgtgtctggaaTATTATAGGAGGGtgggtcttgtgtgtgtgtgtgtgtgtgtcgtgtgtgtgtgtgtgtgtgtgtgtgtgtttgtgtgtgtgtgtgtgtgtgtgtgtgtgtgtgtgtgtgtgtgtgtgtatatgtctggtATATTGTAGGAGGGCGGGTCTTGAACCCAGAGGGTCCGGGATTGGCTGAGACGCCCAGGGCGGGTCGGAGTGGTCTTGGTTGATGGGGCAAAAACAGCCGGGCCTTTGACTCCGCACTGTTATCCTCCCCCTGCAGTCTCAGGAGACACAGCTGAAGAGCGGCTTCGGAGCGGAGCCGGGGTTCTCTGAACCGTGCCCCAGATTCGCACCGGATTCCGGAAACCCCCAGGCCTCTTAAACTCCGGAGCTGAGCTTGGAGGGGTGATGGGAGTAGGGGTCGTCCGGCCCGAGGCCTACCCTAGCACACGTGTTTCCGCTGCGTACGGATACACGCAAGTTCCCAGGCAACGTGTTCCCGCGTCCCGGCCCCTCGCAGGCCCCCACGGTCTTCTGACCTGGGGGTATCCGCCAGCCCTGCCCCCGGGGTAGGAGTGCGTGGAAACTCGGACCCAGGAGCGCAGTCTGGGTGCGCAGACTCGCATGTGAGCGGGTGTGACACGGCCATCGCCCTCACTGTCACGGACCACGGACACGCAGAGACTCGCCTGTGCACACGCGTGTTTCCCTGCGCTCCCCGTGCGTGCACAGGGGCACTTTGCAACCCAGGAaaagatggggggggggggtgcgtaTTGCAAGCGAGCTCGGTTGGGGGCAGAATCACGCTGCACCTGGGGGACTGGAGTTGAGCTCTTTCCCCAAATAAAAACACCTTGGAAAAGAGATGcaagagtgaaataatgcaaaaattaaaaaaaatcaaataaactgAACTGCGTTCCCGGGCGCGTCTGCGCACGGCGGAGCTGGCTTTCTGTACAAACGCTGCACCCTACACCCCCAGGCCCTGCTAGCGCcctgtgtctgcctctctctctctcttttttttttttttgcatttgcacGGGATTGTGGGAGGAAGCGGAGCGCAGCCAGACACCCCGCCGCCCgcccccccttcccctcccccctcccccagccgccTTGTGCAAAGATGGCTGCACCGTGAgcgcagaggaggaggaggcggcggcggcggcggcgagagCGAGCACCCAGAGCCCGCACCCACCCCGGGGCCGCCCGGGACGCCCCCTCCTGAGCGCGCGCCCCCCCTTCTCTCTTGCAAGGGCCGGGGCAAAGGCGGAGACAGCGGGGTCCCTCCTCCCCCCTCTTTCCCTCCAGGGGGAACCCCCCTTCCCCCCTCCTTGGCTCGGCGGCTGCACCCCCTCCCTTGCCCGCCCCTCCgcccctgtcccctccctcccccgcccGGGGCCTTCCCGGGCCTTCGGCGGctgcaaagaaaaaagagagagagagagagagagagagagaagggaaaaaaaagcaacagcGGAGGGAGAGGCGGCGGAGGAGAGCGCGCGcgcgccccctccctcccccctccctccccctcccccaatttCCACCGCGGCCAATTCATGGACAGGAACTACCCCAGCGCCGGCTTCGGGGACCCGCTCGGCGCCGGGGCGGGATGGAGTTACGAGAGGTCAGCGAAAGCTAGGTAAGGAGCCGGGGGTggcctggaggaaggggccaAGGGGTGGGGGCCCAGCCCGGCCGGGCCCGCCCGGCTACGCGTGCATCGCAAACTCCCCTCCGGCTTGCAAGGGAGCGGCCTTCCTCGGTTTGCAACAACGCCGCCGCCCCAGTTTGCAAATTGCAAACTCCGCCAAAGCCAGCTCCGGCATGCAAAGAGAAAGATGCAGCGGGGAAATGGGGGTGCAAAACAATTTCTGATCGAGAGGCcttgggaaggtgggagggactGGCGAAGCAAGGCCTGGATTTCCCCCCATCCTTGGATTCCCAGCTTGCTGACCCCTCCCCCTCGCGCCCCAGGCTCTGCTCTTGCAAAggtgggaaggaaaagagaattagAACGCAGACCTGGGGGGCGCGCCCCCCCTCCAGGTCCTATTGTTCCGGGACTGCGCGAGGCCGCGCAACGCGGGCCCCCCCCCCCGAAATTCCGCGAGCAGAGTGGGCACGGGGCCCCGCCCCCTTCCTAAGCTGGGGTTCTGTGTGTGTAAGGGGGGGGTCCTGGCATCAGAGACACGCCCCCTTGAGCTCCCCCACCCGCAAAAAAAGAGAATCCTAGTTGATGGCGAGGAGTGGAGTGTTTGACCTCTTGAGTCCGGGCCATGGATGGGGGCCGCTGCATAGGAAGACGAGGCTGTTTTTCcagtgtgtggttgtgtgtgtgagcgtgGGCCCAGGCGTACATAGCTGGCAACCAGTTCACCTGCGAATCTGCCCCTTTTCTGCTGTTTGTGTCACGCCCTCACTCTTCACCtgccccctgctcccctctccccacacaccTGGGTTTCCCAGCCTGGCAGGGCAGGACCCCACGTGAGTTAGTATTTTCCATGTGGGACTCCTCGCTCTGTATCTTGCCCCACGAGTGAGTTGAATACTGGTTTGCACACATACCTGGCCTTGCACAGGCCCATGCATCTGAACCTCAATCCGGGGGATGGACGACGTTCATGTTCACACTTGTACCTGGTACTTTCCCGGAGTCCTAtcctcaccccacctccccatccctgctGTTGGGGAACAATCTGCTGCTGACCCTGGCTCGGTTTGCACCATCTCGTGAGGTTCAGGGCCTCTGTTCCCACGTGTCTGAAGAAGAGGGGGCGTCCCTCGGGGTTGGCCCCAGGGCTTTGTGTCACCTACAGGGTGGGGGCCCTGGGAGCAAACTCCCTGTTTTCAACTTAAGACACTTTTCTCTGACTCTTCAGCCTGTCTCCTTCCTGTGCATGTCTGTGAGGCTCTCTGGGATCTATTTACTGGGGCTCGAGTGGGGACCATGGCTCTTTTAAGTTGGGGACCCCGATTCCCTTGTCTTTCCTTTATGGCCCAAGGTTCCTGATGATAACCCCCAGTCAGCTGGAAGATTCTCCCGAACTCCCTGGGGGATTTGCTGAGTTCCTCACTCCGAGGGCAGCTTCGGAGGAAACCCTAACACctccctttccccccacccccgcccagctTGGTCTATGGCAGCTCCAGGACCTCACACCCCGAGACGGACATCTTACACCGCCAGGCCTACGCGGCCCCCCACCCACTGCAAAGCTATGCCACCAACCACCACCCGGCAGGTACGGCCCCTGTCCCGCCCCGCCTGGCCCTCCCTCCAAAGCGGCTGATTGGCTGCTGAAAGTTCCACCCTTCCTAATTGGCTGTGCCCTCCGTCCTGGCTCGCCCCTTGCCACTTCTTCCCTGATTGGTTGTTCTGAGACTGGTCAATTTCTCGCCGGATTCGTCCGCTCCTGTTTCTGGTCCCGCCTCTTTAGCTCCAATTGGTCCGGTCCTCTCAGCCCCCAAATCCCACCTTCTCTTCCAGGCTTTTCCGCCTCTCCAGCCCACCCGGTCCCTTCCCTCTGGATTTGTCCATCCTCTTGgttctctgaattctttcttcctgattCCCTTTCTTCCTGATTGGCTCCGATTCTTGGACCTCCGCCTCCTCGCTTAGATTTGCCCACTACCTGATTCTTCTGTGACCGGGCCTCTAGTACCTCGGGTTGGTTCTCCTTTGATCCTGCCGCTTCCTTTCCTAAATGGATCAGCAACCAGACTGTTGTCCAGTTTGACCCTAAGACCCTCTTGGTTGGCTCCTTCCCtttatccctctccccacccccaccttttttaaaaaatccggACCCTCTCACTAGGACTCAACCCCTTTCGACTTGTTCTCTGGTTCTTCCCAGTGGCTCCAGTATCACCCCATCTCTTCCCCTTTCTTGTTAGAATTGCCTAACTCCTTTGGCCTCCCTTGGACCATAGGAACTCTCTGTTTCTCCcactttttttcacttctggatttttctacttctttgtctACCTTTCCCCTCCTGGGCTCCCTGCCCTTAGGATTGCATCCTACTCCATCCTGTTTACTGTCTCCTTATTTCTGCCTACTTTCTCCTCTTTGAATCTGCACCTTCCATCCAACCCCCTTTCCTGACCCAACTTGCCTTTGGCTTGCTCTTTTCCCCTTTCGACCTTGCCCTATCCCCCACCTAGCTGACtcaacccctgcccccacccttgcCAGGCCTCTCTGGACTCTTCGACACTGGCCTCCATCACGCAGGCTCAGCAGGGCCCGACGCCTCCGTCATGAACCTCATCTCGGCCCTGGAGTCCCGgggcccccagcctggcccttctgcctcctctctcctctcccagtTCCGCAGTCCTTCCTGGCAAACAGGTAAGCCCGCTGCCAGCCCAGGAGGGCCAGGGTGGGGCTGGCTTGTGGTCAACCCTCACCTGTGGTCTCCTCCCTCATTCATCCCTAGCCATGCACACGCCAGGCCCCACGGAGCTCTTCATCTCAGGCGCCCTGCCCGGTTCCAGCACATTTCCATCCTCCTCCGCCCTGTCGGCTTATCAGCACCCGGCTTCCTTTGGCAGCCGCCCCTTCCCAGTTCCCTCTTCCCTCAGCCTCCAGGATCCCCCATTTAGTCCCCCAGCTAATGGGCTCCTGTCCCCTCATGACGTGCTGCACCTGAAGCCCTCGCAGGCACCCACGGTGCCCTCCTCGCTAGGTTTTGAGCGCCTGGCGGGGGGTGGTGTCCTGGGGCCCGCTGGTCTTGGCCCAGCCCAAACCCCACCTTACCGCCCTGGTCCCCCagacccacccccacctccccgccaCCTCCCGACTCAGTTCAACCTGCTGGcttcctcttctgctgctgccgccgccgctgccgaaCAGTCCTCTCCACAGCTCTACAACTTTTCGGGTGCTGCCCCCGGCCCGCCACCCCCCGAGCGGGCCCTGCCCCGCCAGGACACGGTCATCAAGCACTACCAGCGGCCCGCCAGTGCccagccccccccacccccacccccagcccatgcCCTCCAGCACTACCTGAGCTGCGGAGGCAGCTACACCTCCATGGGCCATCGGGCCAACTTGGCCTGCAGCCCGCTGGGCGGTGGAGAACCCTCGCCTGGCGCTGGTGAGCCTAGCAAAGCTGGGCCCAGTGGAGCCACGGCCGGGGCATCGGGCAGGGCCGCGGGCCCTGAGGCAGCCggaggaggtggggcagggggtggcggTGGAGGTTACCGCCCCATCATTCAGTCGCCTGGTTATAAGACGGGCAAAGGTGGTTACGGGGCAGCTGCGGGCGGTGCCAGTAGGCCCCCACCAGCCCGTTCGACCGCCACGCCCAAATGCCAGAGCCTAGGTGGGCCAGCAGCGGCCTATGCCACTGGGAAGGCCTCCGGGGCTGGAGGGGCCGGAGGCCAGGCCTATTCCCCCGGTCAGCCCCAAGGGCTTCTAGGACCCCAGGCCTATGGGCAGGGGTTCGGAGGGGGTCAAGCACAGGACTTGAGCAAAGGCCCTAGCTACTCAGGGGGGCCACAGCAGCCCCCGAGTGGTCCCCCGCCTCCTGGCCTAGCCACGTGTCAGAGCTATTCCCCAGACCAGCTGCAGGGGCAGCTGTATGGGGTGCAGGGTGAGCCGTATCCGGGGCCAGCTGCCCACTCCCAGGGTCTGCCCACAGCAAGCCCCTCGCTCAGCTACAGTACTGGCCATTCCCCAGCACTCTCGGGCCATGGAGGCGGTTGGGGGCCCAGCTCCCTGGGGGGCGGCGGAGAGGCCAGCCCTTCTCACATCATCCGCCCACTACAGTCGCCACCTGCCCCCGGCCGCCCACCCGGAGTCGGCTCTCCAGGAGCCCCTGGCAAATACCTGAGCTCCGTCCTGGCCTCAGCCCCGTTCCTGGCACCCCCAGGGGCCAGCAGCTATGCAGCTGGAGCAGGTGGCTACAAGGGCAAGGGGGATGGCTCCGAGCTGCTGGCGGGCCCTGGTGGGCCTCCCGCTGAGCGCACGGAGGATGAAGAATTCCTCATTCAGCACCTCCTCCAGGCGCCCAGCCCTCCGCGGACCTCAGGGGCAGATGGCCTGGTGGGCGAAGATGGGGCAGCGGATGCCTCCAAGGGACTTGGGGGcagtggaggggctgggggtccCCCAGGCACACCCTACGAGCTGGCCAAGGAAGACCCCCAGCGGTACCATCTGCAGAGCGTCATCCGGACCAGCGCCAGCCTTGACGAGGGTGCCACCGCAGCCCTGGAGCTGGGCCTGGGGCGgctgaaggagaagaagaaagggcCGGAACGGGGTGGCGAGACCCCTGAGGGGCTGGCCACCTCGGTTGTCCACTATGGGGCAGGTGCCAAGGAGCTGGGGGCCTTCCTCCAAAAGAGCCCTCCGCCCCCACAACCCACGGCCCAGTCGGCCCAGCCTGCCCCCCATGGCCTCCTCCTAGAGGCAGGGGGCCCCGACCTCCCTCTGGTGCtgccgccccctcctccccagctgcTCCCCTCAGTCCTCAGCCAcactcccagcccctcctccagtgCTCCCAAAGTCGGCGTCCACCTCCTTGAGCCGGCCACCCGAGATGGGGCACCCCAGCCGCCCccgccacctcccccacccccaccgcccatGCCCCTCCAGCTTGAGGCCCACCTCCGCAGCCATGGCCTGGAGCCTGGTGCCCCCAGCCCCCGCCTGCGGCCGGAGGAGAGCCTGGAGCCACCCGGCGCCATGCAAGAATTGTTGGGGGCCCTGGAGCCGCTGCCTGCTGGACCCGGTGACACTGGCGTGGGCCCACCCAACACCGAAGGCAAGGATCCCTCCGGTGCCTACCGCAGCCCCAGCCCGCAAGGCACCAAGGCCCCCCGCTTCGTGCCACTCACTTCCATCTGCTTCCCTGACTCCTTGCTCCAAGACGAGGAGCGCAGTTTCTTCCCCACGATGGAGGAGATGTTCGGCGGAGGGCCGGCGGATGACTATGGCAAGGCTGGGCCACCCGAGGACGAGGGTGATCCCAAGGCAGGGACCGGGCCGCCCCCCGGTCCCCCTGCCTATGATCCCTATGGGCCCTACTGCCCTGGCCGGGCATCTGGAGCCGGCCCCGAGACTCCGGGCCTGGGCCTAGACCCCAACAAGCCACCCGAGCTGCCCTCCACAGTCAACGCTGAGCCTCTGGGCCTGATCCAGAGTGGGCCGCACCAGGcggcgcccccgcccccgcctccccctccgccgccgccgccccctgCCTCGGAGCCCAAGGGAGGCCTGACCTCGCCCATCTTCTGCTCTACCAAGCCAAAGAAGCTGCTCAAGACGTCCTCTTTCCACCTGCTGCGGCGCCGCGACCCGCCCTTCCAGACGCCCAAGAAACTGTATGCCCAGGAGTACGAGTTTGAGGCTGATGAGGACAAAGCCGACGTGCCCGCTGACATCCGCCTCAACCCGCGGCGCCTGCCTGACCTGGTGTCCAGCTGCCGCTCCCGCCCGGCTCTCTCTCCACTGGGTGACATTGACTTCTGTCCACCCAATCCAGGCCCCGATGGCCCCCGGCGCAGAGGTCGCAAACCCACCAAGGCCAAGCGTGATGGGCCGCCCCGGCCACGTGGGAGACCCCGGATTCGCCCACTGGAGGTCCCCACCACCGCCGGGCCAGCCTCAGCCTCCACACCTGCTGATGGGGCCAAGAAACctcggggccggggccggggccggggcagGAAGGCCGAGGAGGCAGGGGGCACTCGGCTGGAGCCCCTGAAACCACTGAAGGTGAGGGGTGGGACCCTAATGCCTGGGGGTTGGAGCCACATTTGAGGTTCTTGGGCAGGATAGGGAATGTGGTATGAACTGACTCCCAGGAGAAAATGAATCAGAGGGCTCAAACTCCAGAGTTCCACGCTTGGAGAGATCTGAGAGTTGAAATTTGTGTGTccagagggaggctgggagatAGTGCTTGTGTTCTTAGGTTCTAGGTCCCACAGGACTATTGATCGTGGGGATCCTGGGTTCCTGGGTCTTGTGGGAGGGAGTCAGTAATGAGGGAGGAATATCAGTCCTGTCATTCTGGAATCTGAGCAAAAGGGTTTGTGGGATTCAGTTCTAGGTCTGCAGGCTGAGATTGCTGAGAACTTGAACTTAATAGTCTTAAGCAGGGAGAGGCCTGGGGCCCCAGACTCCTGAGTCGGAGGGAGGAGGGGACTTAGGGGCCGGGACACGTGGGCCCTGACTGCCCACTGCTCCCACATCTAGATCAAGCTGTCTGTGCCCAAGGCCGGCGAGGGTCTGGGAGCCTCATCGGGTGATGCTGTGTCAGGAGCTGACCACAACAGCCTGGACTCCAGCCTCACTCGGGAGAAGATCGAGGCCAAGATCAAGGAGGTGGAGGAGAAGCAGCCCGAGATGAAGTCCGGCTTCATGGCTTCGTTCCTGGACTTTCTCAAGTCAGGCAAGCGCCATCCACCACTCTATCAGGCTGGCCTGACACCCCCGCTCAGCCCCCCCAAGAGTGTGCCGGCCACTGTGCCGGCCCGGggcctgcctccccagccccccaccgcccccactgTGCCACACCCCCCACCCGCCAGCGCCTTCGGGCTGGGGGGGGCGCTGGAGGCCGCCGAGAGCGAGGGGCTGGGGCTCGGCTGCCCTTCACCCTGTAAGCGGCTGGACGAGGAGCTGAAGCGGAACCTGGAGACCCTGCCCTCCTTCTCCTCTGACGAGGAAGACTCTGTTGCCAAGAACCGGGACCTCCAGGAGAGCATCTCCTCAGCCATCTCTGCTCTCGATGACCCGCCACTGGCCGGGCCTAAGGACGTCTCCACTCCAGATGGGCCCCCCTTAGCTGCAGAGGCTGCAGTCCCCGGGCCACCCCCGCTCCCGGGGCTCCCCAGCGCCAGCAGCAGCGGCACACCTGGTGAGAGCTGGGAAGGAGGTCTGTGGGGGCAGGCCAGGGATTCCCCAAGATTCAGGGCACAGGTCTGATGGTGTAGGTTACACACTGGTCAGCATAGGTTGTAAGTGATGGGGACAGGTGGGTGACAGGGTCGGAGAGAGCTTTTAAAACTGATGAGGGGACATGGGATGTGTGAAGACCTCTAGGGGTTAGAGATGTATGACAGAGGACAGAAGAGGGTCTGGGGGAGCAGACAGGGACTTGGGGAGGGTTGGTTAAAGAAACATGCATTAACAACGACTAGTCAGATCGTGGGGTGTGGGGCATCAGGAAAGGCTAGGGGTACAGTCATGTCTGAACGGCATTTAGTCCTGAGAGGGCATGTCGGACAAAATTTC is from Bos indicus isolate NIAB-ARS_2022 breed Sahiwal x Tharparkar chromosome 18, NIAB-ARS_B.indTharparkar_mat_pri_1.0, whole genome shotgun sequence and encodes:
- the PRR12 gene encoding proline-rich protein 12 isoform X3, with protein sequence MNLISALESRGPQPGPSASSLLSQFRSPSWQTAMHTPGPTELFISGALPGSSTFPSSSALSAYQHPASFGSRPFPVPSSLSLQDPPFSPPANGLLSPHDVLHLKPSQAPTVPSSLGFERLAGGGVLGPAGLGPAQTPPYRPGPPDPPPPPRHLPTQFNLLASSSAAAAAAAEQSSPQLYNFSGAAPGPPPPERALPRQDTVIKHYQRPASAQPPPPPPPAHALQHYLSCGGSYTSMGHRANLACSPLGGGEPSPGAGEPSKAGPSGATAGASGRAAGPEAAGGGGAGGGGGGYRPIIQSPGYKTGKGGYGAAAGGASRPPPARSTATPKCQSLGGPAAAYATGKASGAGGAGGQAYSPGQPQGLLGPQAYGQGFGGGQAQDLSKGPSYSGGPQQPPSGPPPPGLATCQSYSPDQLQGQLYGVQGEPYPGPAAHSQGLPTASPSLSYSTGHSPALSGHGGGWGPSSLGGGGEASPSHIIRPLQSPPAPGRPPGVGSPGAPGKYLSSVLASAPFLAPPGASSYAAGAGGYKGKGDGSELLAGPGGPPAERTEDEEFLIQHLLQAPSPPRTSGADGLVGEDGAADASKGLGGSGGAGGPPGTPYELAKEDPQRYHLQSVIRTSASLDEGATAALELGLGRLKEKKKGPERGGETPEGLATSVVHYGAGAKELGAFLQKSPPPPQPTAQSAQPAPHGLLLEAGGPDLPLVLPPPPPQLLPSVLSHTPSPSSSAPKVGVHLLEPATRDGAPQPPPPPPPPPPPMPLQLEAHLRSHGLEPGAPSPRLRPEESLEPPGAMQELLGALEPLPAGPGDTGVGPPNTEGKDPSGAYRSPSPQGTKAPRFVPLTSICFPDSLLQDEERSFFPTMEEMFGGGPADDYGKAGPPEDEGDPKAGTGPPPGPPAYDPYGPYCPGRASGAGPETPGLGLDPNKPPELPSTVNAEPLGLIQSGPHQAAPPPPPPPPPPPPPASEPKGGLTSPIFCSTKPKKLLKTSSFHLLRRRDPPFQTPKKLYAQEYEFEADEDKADVPADIRLNPRRLPDLVSSCRSRPALSPLGDIDFCPPNPGPDGPRRRGRKPTKAKRDGPPRPRGRPRIRPLEVPTTAGPASASTPADGAKKPRGRGRGRGRKAEEAGGTRLEPLKPLKIKLSVPKAGEGLGASSGDAVSGADHNSLDSSLTREKIEAKIKEVEEKQPEMKSGFMASFLDFLKSGKRHPPLYQAGLTPPLSPPKSVPATVPARGLPPQPPTAPTVPHPPPASAFGLGGALEAAESEGLGLGCPSPCKRLDEELKRNLETLPSFSSDEEDSVAKNRDLQESISSAISALDDPPLAGPKDVSTPDGPPLAAEAAVPGPPPLPGLPSASSSGTPEPPLLEEKPPPSPPPAPTPQPPPPPPALPSPPPLVTPAPSSPPQPQPPPPPPPAPALPALPSPPAPVPPPPPPPPPATAPPPLPPEEPAAPSPEDPEPPDARPLHLAKKQETAAVCGETDEEAGESGGEGIFRERDEFVIRAEDIPSLKLALQTGREPPPIWRVQKALLQKFTPEIKDGQRQFCATSNYLGYFGDAKNRYQRLYVKFLENVNKKDYVRVCARKPWHRPPVPVRRSGQAKGPVSAGGSSAPPPKAPVPPPKPENPDKTTSEKAPEQTTDTAVPEPPAPAKPSPPRPAEKEKEKERATRAERPLRGERGMGGRQIRPDRNLTTGQPATSRLPKSRPTKVKAEPPPKKRKKWLKEAAGNALAGGGPPGSSSDSESSPGAPSEDERAVPGRLLKTRAMREMYRSYVEMLVSTALDPDMIQALEDTHDELYLPPMRKIDGLLNEHKKKVLKRLSLSPALQDALHTFPQLQVEQSGEGSPEEGAVRLRPAGEPYNRKTLSKLKRSVVRAQEFKVELDKSGYYTLYHSLHHYKYHTFLRCRDQTLAIEGGAEDLGQEEVVQQCMRNQPWLEQLFDSFSDLLAQAQAHSRCG